One stretch of Ipomoea triloba cultivar NCNSP0323 chromosome 8, ASM357664v1 DNA includes these proteins:
- the LOC116027600 gene encoding nucleobase-ascorbate transporter 7-like has protein sequence MSAEEYKKFEELKPQPHAVTEQLSGVEYCVNSPPPWSEAMVLGFQHYLLTLGNIVLIPKLIVPQMGGGKGEEARVMQTLLFISGLNTLFQSIFGVRLPSVLGGSHAYLIPITTIIQSRRNQMILDPHTRFLQTMRSIQGALIVASCFQVITGFIGVWRNATRFLNPLSVTPLITLTGLGLFHLGFPLMAECAVVGIPQLFLIILVSQYLPAWLKLRRPILDRFAVLFSVMIVWMYAAILTWSGPYKSYSDENCRIDSSHVISASSWVRVPLPFQWGAPSFNAGDVFAILSACFVASIESTGVFYATARYGSATPVPASIVSRGVGWLGVGTMLSGLFGGLTGPSATVENAGLLALTKIGSRRVAQISAAFMIFFSVFGKFGAIFASVPMPAMAALYCVFFAYVCSAGLGFLQFCNLNSFRTKFILGFSLFLGLSLPQYFREHQMVFNSGPIRTHASWFNDIMSVIFTSHATVATSTALLLDRTLPGDDSKDNGTYWWQKFVVYGRDVRSDEFYKLPFKLNRFFPSY, from the exons ATGTCAGCAGAAGAATATAAGAAGTTTGAGGAGTTGAAGCCGCAGCCCCATGCAGTCACCGAGCAGCTTTCCGGCGTAGAATATTGCGTCAACAGTCCGCCGCCATGGT CAGAGGCAATGGTTTTAGGTTTCCAGCATTACCTGTTGACTCTGGGCAATATTGTACTCATCCCCAAATTGATAGTTCCTCAGATGGGTGGTGGAAAA GGAGAAGAGGCTAGAGTGATGCAGACATTACTTTTCATTTCAGGATTAAATACGTTGTTCCAGTCCATATTTGGAGTAAGGTTACCTTCAGTACTAGGGGGCTCTCACGCCTACTTAATTCCTATAACCACAATTATCCAATCTAGGAGAAATCAAATGATCCTTGATCCCCACACG AGGTTTCTGCAAACCATGAGGTCCATTCAAGGTGCCCTCATTGTTGCTTCTTGTTTTCAAGTCATTACTGGATTCATAGGCGTGTGGAGAAATGCCACCAG GTTTCTTAATCCTTTATCAGTGACTCCACTTATCACCTTAACCGGACTCGGCCTCTTTCATCTTGGCTTCCCACTG ATGGCAGAGTGTGCAGTGGTGGGAATCCCGCAGTTATTCCTCATAATCCTTGTCTCACAG TATCTTCCCGCGTGGTTGAAACTAAGAAGGCCTATATTGGACCGCTTCGCTGTGCTGTTTTCTGTTATGATTGTGTGGATGTATGCAGCAATTTTAACATGGAGTGGACCTTACAAGAGTTATTCAGATGAGAACTGCAGAATTGATAGCTCTCATGTTATTAGTGCATCGTCTTG GGTTCGCGTCCCTTTGCCATTTCAGTGGGGCGCGCCTTCTTTCAATGCAGGAGATGTTTTCGCAATTCTGTCTGCTTGTTTCGTTGCTTCCATCGAG TCTACTGGTGTGTTTTATGCAACCGCGAGATATGGGAGTGCTACTCCAGTGCCTGCTTCCATCGTTAGCAGAGGTGTTGGCTGGCTG GGGGTTGGGACTATGCTCAGTGGACTTTTTGGTGGACTTACTGGCCCTTCTGCCacagt AGAAAATGCTGGGCTTTTAGCATTGACAAAGATTGGTAGCAGAAGAGTTGCTCAGATTTCTGCAGCATTCATGATTTTCTTCTCCGTCTTCG GAAAATTTGGAGCAATTTTTGCCTCAGTGCCAATGCCAGCCATGGCAGCCTTGTACTGTGTGTTCTTTGCATATGTTT GTTCAGCTGGTCTGGGGTTTCTGCAATTCTGCAATCTGAACAGCTTCAGAACCAAGTTCATACTAGGATTTTCTTTGTTCCTAGGACTGTCACTGCCACAGTACTTCAGAGAACACCAAATGGTTTTCAACTCAGGCCCCATTCGTACACATGCAAGTTGG TTTAATGATATAATGTCTGTCATCTTTACATCGCATGCGACCGTGGCTACCTCGACTGCGCTATTGCTGGATCGGACTCTCCCCGGGGATGATAGTAAAGATAATGGGACATATTGGTGGCAGAAATTTGTGGTATATGGCAGGGATGTTAGAAGTGATGAATTCTACAAGTTGCCATTTAAACTCAATAGGTTTTTCCCATCTTATTAG